One window from the genome of Dermacentor silvarum isolate Dsil-2018 chromosome 7, BIME_Dsil_1.4, whole genome shotgun sequence encodes:
- the LOC125947117 gene encoding BPTI/Kunitz domain-containing protein-like has translation MNCDLICTLLYVLWFCRAGIHGVCAFVTPALVHDQFTCSDPPEKGPCNESYTHYYFNTQNKTCQEFIYGGCEGNVNNYETIEECRVSCELRPRPICYLPKKRGACSSRFPRYFYNATSETCEQFFYSGCKGNANNFREIEECLRICSKDVEA, from the exons ATGAATTGTGATTTAATATGTACCTTGCTTTATGTATTGTGGTTTTGTCGTGCAGGTATCCATGGGGTCTGCGCCTTCGTGACGCCCGCTCTTG TACACGACCAGTTTACCTGTTCGGATCCGCCTGAGAAAGGACCGTGCAACGAATCCTACACTCACTACTACTTCAACACTCAGAACAAGACCTGCCAGGAATTCATCTATGGAGGCTGCGAGGGCAATGTGAATAACTACGAGACAATTGAAGAGTGCAGAGTCAGTTGCGAGC TACGCCCGAGGCCCATCTGTTACCTTCCAAAGAAGCGAGGTGCGTGTTCCAGTCGTTTCCCTCGCTACTTCTACAACGCCACTAGTGAAACGTGCGAGCAGTTCTTCTACAGCGGCTGCAAGGGCAACGCAAACAACTTCCGCGAGATTGAAGAATGCCTGCGCATCTGCTCAA AGGATGTGGAAGCATGA